The genome window CTCGTCGTGGCCAGTAGCAACTGGACGCTCTTTACCGTAGGAAACCAGTTCCAGTTGGCCTGGAGCAACACCTTGCAGTACCAGGTAGCGCTGAACGGCTTTCGCACGACGCTCGCCCAGTGCCATGTTGTACTCACGAGTACCACGTTCGTCAGTGTTACCTTCCAGAACAACGCGAGCGCCGTTAGCTTTCAGGTCCTTCGCGTGAACGTCCAGAGCGCGCATGGCTTCTGGTTTCAGGTCCGAACTGTCGTATTCGAAGTAGAAAGTGGTGATAGCGCGCAGAGCAGCTTCTTCGCTCAGGGAGCCGTCAACCGCACCAGTGTTAGCGCCGTAACCAGCGTTTGGATCAACAGCTGCGCCTTCACCGGCATTGTCGCCGCCTTTAGACGAGCAACCAACGGCTACGGACAGAGCCAGAGCCAGAGCAGCAAACTTACCAAACTTCAGCATTTCCATCGTGAAACTCCTAATGAACCCCAGTGTGTTAAGCAAATCTTTTTGTAGCGCCGCGTCAGTTCAGGTAAGGGGACCAGGATGGTTCTCTGA of Pseudomonas azotoformans contains these proteins:
- the pal gene encoding peptidoglycan-associated lipoprotein Pal, translated to MEMLKFGKFAALALALSVAVGCSSKGGDNAGEGAAVDPNAGYGANTGAVDGSLSEEAALRAITTFYFEYDSSDLKPEAMRALDVHAKDLKANGARVVLEGNTDERGTREYNMALGERRAKAVQRYLVLQGVAPGQLELVSYGKERPVATGHDEQSWAQNRRVELRK